One part of the Vitis riparia cultivar Riparia Gloire de Montpellier isolate 1030 chromosome 8, EGFV_Vit.rip_1.0, whole genome shotgun sequence genome encodes these proteins:
- the LOC117920336 gene encoding ethylene-overproduction protein 1 isoform X2: protein MQHNIFTTMRSLKLIDGCKGTQIYALNPSNTTITGGGGGGGGGGVGGGGGGVGEKLLHHLHDHLGVNTARYKSNQNCQAVVDTLLPHGLPKADLLEPQIEPYLKSVNFVETLADVYRRTANCPQFEKSEAYLEQCAIFRGLPDPKLFRRSLRSARQHAVDAHSKVVISAWLKYERREDELIGTSAMECCGRNVECPKAALVSGYNPESVYDPCVCSRTPQEDVDDEGSVGDEECSTSEEDGDMSFCIGEEEVRCVRYNIAGLSRPFKAMLYGSFVESRRERINFSHNGISAEGMRAAEIFSRTKKVDSFDPKIVLELLSLANKFCCEEMKSACDVHLASLVGDIESAMLFIEYGLEETAYLLVAACLQVFLRELPNSLNNPNVVKFFCSVEARKRLAVVGHASFLLFYFLSQIAMEDDMKSNTTVMLLERLGECATSSWQKQLVNHLLGCVMLERNEYKDAQHWFQASAEAGHVYSLVGFARAKYRRGHKFSAYKQMNSLISDYTPVGWMYQERSLYCLGKEKMMDLNTATELDPTLSFPYMYRAVLMVEDKKIGAAISEINKIIGFKVSAECLALRAWFSIAMEDYDGALRDVRALLTLEPNYMMFNGKMPADQLVELLRHHAQQWNQADCWMQLYDRWSSVDDIGSLAVVHQMLANDPGRSLLWFRQSLLLLRLNSQKAAMRSLRLARNYSSSEHERLVYEGWILYDTGHREEALAKAEESISIQRSFEAFFLKAYALADSSLDSESSLYVIELLEEALKCPSDGLRKGQALNNLGSVYVDCENLDRARVCYINALTIKHTRAHQGLARVYHLKNQRKHAYDEMTKLIEKARNNASAYEKRSEYCDRDMAKNDLSMATQLDPLRTYPYRYRAAVCNPKFYFQKSTHQPAPYKACICLGL from the exons ATGCAGCATAATATATTTACTACGATGCGGAGCTTGAAGCTCATTGATGGGTGTAAGGGCACGCAAATTTATGCTCTTAATCCGTCTAACACCACTATCACcggtggtggaggtggaggtggaggtggaggagttggaggaggaggaggtggtgTGGGAGAGAAGCTCCTACACCACCTTCATGATCATCTAGGGGTGAACACGGCTCGGTATAAATCGAATCAGAATTGTCAAGCTGTAGTTGACACCCTCCTCCCTCATGGCCTCCCCAAGGCTGATCTCTTGGAGCCCCAAATTGAACCTTACCTTAAATCCGTGAATTTCGTCGAAACCCTAGCTGATGTTTATCGTCGAACTGCGAACTGCCCTCAATTCGAGAAATCGGAGGCGTATCTTGAGCAATGTGCGATTTTTCGGGGCCTCCCCGATCCAAAACTGTTCCGGCGGAGCCTCCGGTCCGCAAGGCAGCACGCTGTTGATGCACATTCGAAGGTTGTGATCTCTGCTTGGTTGAAGTATGAGAGAAGAGAAGATGAGCTTATTGGGACGTCCGCTATGGAATGTTGCGGTCGCAATGTTGAATGCCCTAAGGCTGCTTTGGTGTCTGGGTATAATCCTGAATCAGTCTATGATCCTTGTGTGTGTTCCAGAACACCTCAGGAAGATGTTGATGATGAAGGGTCGGTAGGGGATGAGGAATGTTCAACCTCTGAGGAAGATGGAGATATGTCATTTTGCATCGGAGAAGAGGAGGTGAGATGCGTTCGGTATAATATTGCTGGGCTGTCAAGACCGTTTAAGGCTATGCTATATGGTAGCTTTGTGGAGTCCAGACGGGAGAGGATAAATTTTTCGCATAATGGGATCTCAGCTGAGGGAATGAGAGCAGCTGAGATATTTAGCAGGACAAAAAAAGTAGATTCTTTTGATCCAAAAATCGTTTTGGAGCTTCTCTCTTTGGCAAACAAGTTTTGTTGTGAGGAGATGAAATCGGCCTGCGATGTTCATTTGGCGTCTCTAGTAGGTGACATTGAGAGTGCTATGTTGTTTATTGAATATGGATTAGAGGAGACTGCATATCTTCTTGTGGCTGCTTGCTTACAGGTGTTCTTGAGAGAGCTTCCGAATTCCTTGAACAATCCCAATGTTGTAAAATTCTTTTGTAGTGTGGAGGCTAGGAAAAGGTTGGCTGTAGTGGGCCATGCTTCTTTTCTGTTGTTTTACTTCCTGAGCCAGATAGCTATGGAGGATGACATGAAATCAAACACGACGGTAATGTTGCTGGAGAGGCTGGGGGAGTGTGCAACATCAAGTTGGCAGAAGCAACTTGTGAATCACCTGTTGGGTTGTGTGATGCTTGAGAGGAATGAGTACAAGGATGCCCAACATTGGTTTCAGGCATCAGCTGAGGCGGGTCATGTTTATTCATTAGTGGGTTTTGCAAGGGCCAAGTATAGGCGGGGCCACAAGTTTTCAGCATACAAGCAGATGAACTCCCTCATATCGGATTATACACCTGTTGGGTGGATGTATCAAGAGCGATCTCTGTATTGTCTTGGGAAGGAGAAGATGATGGATCTAAATACTGCAACTGAATTGGATCCTACTCTTTCTTTTCCATACATGTACAGGGCTGTTTTGATGGTAGAGGATAAAAAGATTGGAGCAGCCATCTCAGAAATCAACAAGATAATTGGCTTTAAGGTCTCTGCTGAGTGCCTAGCCCTGCGTGCTTGGTTTTCAATTGCCATGGAGGACTATGATGGAGCTCTTAGAGATGTACGGGCACTTCTAACCTTGGAACCAAATTACATGATGTTCAATGGGAAAATGCCTGCTGACCAATTGGTAGAGCTCCTCCGCCATCATGCCCAGCAATGGAATCAGGCTGATTGTTGGATGCAACTGTATGATCGGTGGTCCTCTGTTGATGATATTGGTTCGCTAGCTGTTGTACATCAGATGTTGGCAAATGACCCTGGAAGGAGCCTTCTTTGGTTTCGTCAATCTCTCCTTCTCTTGCG ATTAAACTCTCAGAAGGCTGCAATGCGTAGTCTGCGTTTGGCTAGAAATTATTCTAGTTCTGAGCATGAAAGGCTTGTTTATGAGGGATGGATATTGTATGACACTGGTCATCGTGAAGAAGCATTAGCTAAGGCTGAGGAGTCCATTTCAATCCAGAGATCATTTGAAGCTTTTTTCCTAAAAGCATATGCTTTAGCAGATTCAAGTCTTGATTCTGAGTCTTCACTGTATGTCATTGAACTTCTGGAGGAAGCCCTAAAATGCCCTTCAGATGGCCTTCGAAAAGGACAA GCATTAAATAATCTTGGAAGTGTCTATGTAGACTGTGAAAATCTCGATCGTGCTAGAGTCTGCTACATCAATGCCCTCACCATCAAGCACACACGAGCACATCAGGGTTTGGCTCGTGTatatcatctcaaaaatcaacgcAAACATGCGTATGATGAAATGACAAAGCTGATAGAGAAGGCACGGAACAATGCATCAGCTTATGAGAAACGTTCAGAGTATTGTGACCGTGACATGGCAAAAAATGATCTTAGTATGGCAACACAGCTAGATCCTCTGAGGACATACCCCTACAGATACAGGGCAGCTG TTTGCAATCCCAAATTTTATTTCCAGAAGTCAACACATCAACCAGCCCCTTATAAGGCATGTATCTGCTTAGGCCTGTAA
- the LOC117920336 gene encoding ethylene-overproduction protein 1 isoform X1 → MQHNIFTTMRSLKLIDGCKGTQIYALNPSNTTITGGGGGGGGGGVGGGGGGVGEKLLHHLHDHLGVNTARYKSNQNCQAVVDTLLPHGLPKADLLEPQIEPYLKSVNFVETLADVYRRTANCPQFEKSEAYLEQCAIFRGLPDPKLFRRSLRSARQHAVDAHSKVVISAWLKYERREDELIGTSAMECCGRNVECPKAALVSGYNPESVYDPCVCSRTPQEDVDDEGSVGDEECSTSEEDGDMSFCIGEEEVRCVRYNIAGLSRPFKAMLYGSFVESRRERINFSHNGISAEGMRAAEIFSRTKKVDSFDPKIVLELLSLANKFCCEEMKSACDVHLASLVGDIESAMLFIEYGLEETAYLLVAACLQVFLRELPNSLNNPNVVKFFCSVEARKRLAVVGHASFLLFYFLSQIAMEDDMKSNTTVMLLERLGECATSSWQKQLVNHLLGCVMLERNEYKDAQHWFQASAEAGHVYSLVGFARAKYRRGHKFSAYKQMNSLISDYTPVGWMYQERSLYCLGKEKMMDLNTATELDPTLSFPYMYRAVLMVEDKKIGAAISEINKIIGFKVSAECLALRAWFSIAMEDYDGALRDVRALLTLEPNYMMFNGKMPADQLVELLRHHAQQWNQADCWMQLYDRWSSVDDIGSLAVVHQMLANDPGRSLLWFRQSLLLLRLNSQKAAMRSLRLARNYSSSEHERLVYEGWILYDTGHREEALAKAEESISIQRSFEAFFLKAYALADSSLDSESSLYVIELLEEALKCPSDGLRKGQALNNLGSVYVDCENLDRARVCYINALTIKHTRAHQGLARVYHLKNQRKHAYDEMTKLIEKARNNASAYEKRSEYCDRDMAKNDLSMATQLDPLRTYPYRYRAAVLMDDHKEAEAIAELTKAITFKPDLQLLHLRAAFHDSMGDFVSTLRDSEAALCLDPSHADTLELCNKAQERCNEQQK, encoded by the exons ATGCAGCATAATATATTTACTACGATGCGGAGCTTGAAGCTCATTGATGGGTGTAAGGGCACGCAAATTTATGCTCTTAATCCGTCTAACACCACTATCACcggtggtggaggtggaggtggaggtggaggagttggaggaggaggaggtggtgTGGGAGAGAAGCTCCTACACCACCTTCATGATCATCTAGGGGTGAACACGGCTCGGTATAAATCGAATCAGAATTGTCAAGCTGTAGTTGACACCCTCCTCCCTCATGGCCTCCCCAAGGCTGATCTCTTGGAGCCCCAAATTGAACCTTACCTTAAATCCGTGAATTTCGTCGAAACCCTAGCTGATGTTTATCGTCGAACTGCGAACTGCCCTCAATTCGAGAAATCGGAGGCGTATCTTGAGCAATGTGCGATTTTTCGGGGCCTCCCCGATCCAAAACTGTTCCGGCGGAGCCTCCGGTCCGCAAGGCAGCACGCTGTTGATGCACATTCGAAGGTTGTGATCTCTGCTTGGTTGAAGTATGAGAGAAGAGAAGATGAGCTTATTGGGACGTCCGCTATGGAATGTTGCGGTCGCAATGTTGAATGCCCTAAGGCTGCTTTGGTGTCTGGGTATAATCCTGAATCAGTCTATGATCCTTGTGTGTGTTCCAGAACACCTCAGGAAGATGTTGATGATGAAGGGTCGGTAGGGGATGAGGAATGTTCAACCTCTGAGGAAGATGGAGATATGTCATTTTGCATCGGAGAAGAGGAGGTGAGATGCGTTCGGTATAATATTGCTGGGCTGTCAAGACCGTTTAAGGCTATGCTATATGGTAGCTTTGTGGAGTCCAGACGGGAGAGGATAAATTTTTCGCATAATGGGATCTCAGCTGAGGGAATGAGAGCAGCTGAGATATTTAGCAGGACAAAAAAAGTAGATTCTTTTGATCCAAAAATCGTTTTGGAGCTTCTCTCTTTGGCAAACAAGTTTTGTTGTGAGGAGATGAAATCGGCCTGCGATGTTCATTTGGCGTCTCTAGTAGGTGACATTGAGAGTGCTATGTTGTTTATTGAATATGGATTAGAGGAGACTGCATATCTTCTTGTGGCTGCTTGCTTACAGGTGTTCTTGAGAGAGCTTCCGAATTCCTTGAACAATCCCAATGTTGTAAAATTCTTTTGTAGTGTGGAGGCTAGGAAAAGGTTGGCTGTAGTGGGCCATGCTTCTTTTCTGTTGTTTTACTTCCTGAGCCAGATAGCTATGGAGGATGACATGAAATCAAACACGACGGTAATGTTGCTGGAGAGGCTGGGGGAGTGTGCAACATCAAGTTGGCAGAAGCAACTTGTGAATCACCTGTTGGGTTGTGTGATGCTTGAGAGGAATGAGTACAAGGATGCCCAACATTGGTTTCAGGCATCAGCTGAGGCGGGTCATGTTTATTCATTAGTGGGTTTTGCAAGGGCCAAGTATAGGCGGGGCCACAAGTTTTCAGCATACAAGCAGATGAACTCCCTCATATCGGATTATACACCTGTTGGGTGGATGTATCAAGAGCGATCTCTGTATTGTCTTGGGAAGGAGAAGATGATGGATCTAAATACTGCAACTGAATTGGATCCTACTCTTTCTTTTCCATACATGTACAGGGCTGTTTTGATGGTAGAGGATAAAAAGATTGGAGCAGCCATCTCAGAAATCAACAAGATAATTGGCTTTAAGGTCTCTGCTGAGTGCCTAGCCCTGCGTGCTTGGTTTTCAATTGCCATGGAGGACTATGATGGAGCTCTTAGAGATGTACGGGCACTTCTAACCTTGGAACCAAATTACATGATGTTCAATGGGAAAATGCCTGCTGACCAATTGGTAGAGCTCCTCCGCCATCATGCCCAGCAATGGAATCAGGCTGATTGTTGGATGCAACTGTATGATCGGTGGTCCTCTGTTGATGATATTGGTTCGCTAGCTGTTGTACATCAGATGTTGGCAAATGACCCTGGAAGGAGCCTTCTTTGGTTTCGTCAATCTCTCCTTCTCTTGCG ATTAAACTCTCAGAAGGCTGCAATGCGTAGTCTGCGTTTGGCTAGAAATTATTCTAGTTCTGAGCATGAAAGGCTTGTTTATGAGGGATGGATATTGTATGACACTGGTCATCGTGAAGAAGCATTAGCTAAGGCTGAGGAGTCCATTTCAATCCAGAGATCATTTGAAGCTTTTTTCCTAAAAGCATATGCTTTAGCAGATTCAAGTCTTGATTCTGAGTCTTCACTGTATGTCATTGAACTTCTGGAGGAAGCCCTAAAATGCCCTTCAGATGGCCTTCGAAAAGGACAA GCATTAAATAATCTTGGAAGTGTCTATGTAGACTGTGAAAATCTCGATCGTGCTAGAGTCTGCTACATCAATGCCCTCACCATCAAGCACACACGAGCACATCAGGGTTTGGCTCGTGTatatcatctcaaaaatcaacgcAAACATGCGTATGATGAAATGACAAAGCTGATAGAGAAGGCACGGAACAATGCATCAGCTTATGAGAAACGTTCAGAGTATTGTGACCGTGACATGGCAAAAAATGATCTTAGTATGGCAACACAGCTAGATCCTCTGAGGACATACCCCTACAGATACAGGGCAGCTG TTTTAATGGATGATCATAAAGAAGCTGAAGCCATAGCAGAACTTACAAAGGCCATAACTTTCAAGCCAGACCTACAGCTACTACATCTTCGGGCAGCATTTCATGACTCAATGGGTGATTTTGTCTCCACTCTCCGAGACTCTGAAGCAGCTCTCTGTCTTGATCCCAGTCATGCAGATACACTTGAGCTCTGCAATAAAGCACAGGAGCGGTGCAATGAACAACAGAAATGA
- the LOC117921091 gene encoding uncharacterized protein LOC117921091, producing MKEESKAAMDGNCAGKLNFNAPLLSTRHPGGFPVVGISRTNSQGTSRDTSTRVPFSWEQAPGKPKDMGRFESDDEDLPPPPGLPPGRCHPPKEESNDEEYQHYDDNDDGCDADVDDGDVDVFSDAIDMFSLSDALDHIVEAAEKVHGLNGLKLEALESSGSESPNFIIRRFLPAAQALAASSALNCTRSLNRRIPHTSSHPEDCLTQQVGRSYSSPSSRGCGLEFFFPWRMKHKLCGVKSPVRHCPPPNLKPESSGRHKRNHSLVERPLRDYGV from the coding sequence ATGAAAGAGGAAAGCAAAGCTGCTATGGATGGGAACTGTGCTGGAAAGCTCAATTTCAATGCGCCACTCTTGTCGACAAGGCACCCTGGTGGCTTCCCTGTTGTGGGAATTTCACGCACTAATTCACAAGGAACATCGCGGGATACAAGTACTAGAGTGCCATTTTCATGGGAGCAAGCTCCTGGTAAGCCTAAAGACATGGGGAGATTTGAATCCGATGACGAGGACCTGCCTCCTCCTCCTGGGCTCCCACCAGGGAGATGCCATCCACCTAAAGAAGAATCCAACGATGAGGAGTATCAACATTACGACGACAACGACGATGGTTGCGACGCTGATGTTGATGATGGTGATGTGGATGTTTTCTCAGATGCCATAGACATGTTCTCCCTGTCAGATGCACTAGACCACATTGTTGAGGCAGCCGAGAAAGTCCACGGGCTGAACGGTCTAAAACTGGAGGCGCTGGAGTCCAGCGGCAGCGAGTCACCAAATTTCATAATTCGGCGCTTTCTTCCAGCTGCTCAAGCATTGGCTGCTTCGTCTGCGCTAAACTGTACCAGGAGTTTGAATAGAAGGATTCCCCATACAAGCAGTCACCCGGAAGATTGCCTAACGCAACAAGTTGGAAGATCATACTCCTCCCCCTCCTCCAGAGGCTGTGGCCTAGAATTTTTCTTCCCCTGGCGCATGAAGCACAAGCTGTGTGGAGTGAAGAGCCCAGTCAGGCACTGCCCTCCTCCCAATCTGAAACCTGAATCCAGTGGTAGACATAAGCGAAATCATTCATTAGTTGAGAGGCCCCTCCGAGATTATGGTGTGTAG